The Sesamum indicum cultivar Zhongzhi No. 13 linkage group LG1, S_indicum_v1.0, whole genome shotgun sequence genome includes a window with the following:
- the LOC105171905 gene encoding protein-ribulosamine 3-kinase, chloroplastic isoform X2: MVVADVGLFSFSSCIPSLSPPPPRLRFSFTRTRRLAVASMSDDPVREWILSEGKATQITGIRSIGGGCINRASRYDTDAGSFFVKTNRSIGPSMFEGEALGLNAMYETRSIRVPKPFKVGPLPTGGSYIIMEFIEFGGSWGNQSELGRKLAEMHKAAKSEKGFGFDVDNTIGSTPQINTWTSDWIEFYGVHRLGYQLKLARQQYGDSLIYEKGQRLVKNMAPLFDGAVIEPCLLHGDLWSGNISSDKNGDPVILDPACYYGHNEAEFGMSWCAGFGGSFYNAYFEVMPKQPGFEQRRDLYMLYHYLNHYNLFGSGYRSSAMSIIDDYLRMLKV, from the exons ATGGTGGTGGCCGACGTCGGGCTTTTCTCCTTCTCCTCCTGCATTCCCTCTCTTTCTCCGCCGCCTCCTCGTCTCCGATTCTCCTTCACGAGAACCAGACGCCTCGCCG TGGCATCAATGAGTGACGATCCAGTTCGTGAATGGATCCTCTCTGAAGGAAAGGCAACTCAAATAACTGGCATTCGTTCAATTGGTGGTGGTTGTATCAATCGTGCCAGTCGTTATGACACAGATGCAGGCTCCTTCTTTGTTAAAACTAATAG GAGTATTGGACCATCAATGTTTGAGGGAGAGGCTTTGGGCCTCAATGCTATGTATGAAACTCGATCTATCCGTGTACCCAAACCATTTAAA GTTGGACCTCTGCCAACTGGTGGATCATACATCATCATggaatttattgaatttggtGGATCTTGGGGCAATCAA TCTGAACTAGGAAGGAAGCTTGCTGAAATGCATAAAGCAGCAAAGTCTGAAAAAGGATTTGGTTTTGATGTTGATAATACAATCGGGAG TACTCCACAGATAAACACATGGACATCAGACTGGATTGAATTCTATGGGGTGCATAGGTTGGGCTACCAATTGAAGTTGGCACGTCAACAGTACGGCGATTccttaatttatgaaaaag GACAAAGGCTTGTGAAGAACATGGCACCCCTCTTTGACGGTGCTGTAATTGAGCCTTGCTTGTTGCATGGAGACTTATGGAGCGGGAATATCAGCTCTGACAAAAATGGCGATCCTGTGATTCTTGACCCAGCTTGCTACT ATGGACATAACGAGGCAGAGTTTGGAATGTCGTGGTGTGCTGGATTTGGAGGATCATTTTACAATGCATACTTTGAG GTGATGCCTAAACAACCTGGTTTCGAACAAAGGAGGGATCTTTACATGCTGTACCACTACTTGAATCACTACAACTTGTTTGGTTCTGGTTACCGATCATCTGCCATGTCCATAATCGATGACTATCTTAGAATGTTGAAAGTTTAG
- the LOC105171894 gene encoding uncharacterized protein LOC105171894 — protein sequence MEVEKETSTVLGELVAALEQATLMAKQLPATTDPSQLLQIHATLHSAHHHLSLFLSHHHPPTPPLPSHHPQSTILPPENSVSSAVGGGGHEDDEGGEPMQVGDDEDEQDSRAATTVEKVEERMRECFIQNKRPKRQLSPSAAEQWRSYENYAAASEFDPVGTKLRSLGLVYQFHA from the coding sequence ATGGAGGTGGAGAAGGAGACATCAACTGTACTAGGAGAATTGGTAGCAGCTCTAGAGCAAGCAACCCTAATGGCGAAGCAACTCCCCGCCACCACCGACCCCTCTCAACTCCTCCAAATTCACGCCACCCTCCACTCCGCCCACCAccatctctctcttttcttgtcCCACCACCATCCTCCGACTCCGCCGCTGCCGTCGCACCACCCACAATCCACCATCCTCCCACCTGAAAACTCGGTCTCCTCAGCCGTGGGCGGTGGTGGCCACGAGGATGATGAGGGCGGTGAGCCCATGCAAGTGGGCGATGATGAGGATGAGCAGGACTCCAGGGCCGCCACCACTGTTGAGAAAGTTGAGGAGAGGATGAGGGAGTGTTTTATACAGAATAAAAGGCCGAAGAGGCAGCTTTCTCCTTCGGCAGCGGAGCAGTGGCGGAGCTATGAGAATTATGCGGCGGCCAGCGAGTTTGATCCTGTTGGGACTAAGCTGAGGTCTCTTGGTCTAGTTTATCAGTTCCATGCCTGA
- the LOC105171905 gene encoding protein-ribulosamine 3-kinase, chloroplastic isoform X1, whose amino-acid sequence MVVADVGLFSFSSCIPSLSPPPPRLRFSFTRTRRLAVASMSDDPVREWILSEGKATQITGIRSIGGGCINRASRYDTDAGSFFVKTNRSIGPSMFEGEALGLNAMYETRSIRVPKPFKVGPLPTGGSYIIMEFIEFGGSWGNQSELGRKLAEMHKAAKSEKGFGFDVDNTIGSTPQINTWTSDWIEFYGVHRLGYQLKLARQQYGDSLIYEKGQRLVKNMAPLFDGAVIEPCLLHGDLWSGNISSDKNGDPVILDPACYCLIGLADGHNEAEFGMSWCAGFGGSFYNAYFEVMPKQPGFEQRRDLYMLYHYLNHYNLFGSGYRSSAMSIIDDYLRMLKV is encoded by the exons ATGGTGGTGGCCGACGTCGGGCTTTTCTCCTTCTCCTCCTGCATTCCCTCTCTTTCTCCGCCGCCTCCTCGTCTCCGATTCTCCTTCACGAGAACCAGACGCCTCGCCG TGGCATCAATGAGTGACGATCCAGTTCGTGAATGGATCCTCTCTGAAGGAAAGGCAACTCAAATAACTGGCATTCGTTCAATTGGTGGTGGTTGTATCAATCGTGCCAGTCGTTATGACACAGATGCAGGCTCCTTCTTTGTTAAAACTAATAG GAGTATTGGACCATCAATGTTTGAGGGAGAGGCTTTGGGCCTCAATGCTATGTATGAAACTCGATCTATCCGTGTACCCAAACCATTTAAA GTTGGACCTCTGCCAACTGGTGGATCATACATCATCATggaatttattgaatttggtGGATCTTGGGGCAATCAA TCTGAACTAGGAAGGAAGCTTGCTGAAATGCATAAAGCAGCAAAGTCTGAAAAAGGATTTGGTTTTGATGTTGATAATACAATCGGGAG TACTCCACAGATAAACACATGGACATCAGACTGGATTGAATTCTATGGGGTGCATAGGTTGGGCTACCAATTGAAGTTGGCACGTCAACAGTACGGCGATTccttaatttatgaaaaag GACAAAGGCTTGTGAAGAACATGGCACCCCTCTTTGACGGTGCTGTAATTGAGCCTTGCTTGTTGCATGGAGACTTATGGAGCGGGAATATCAGCTCTGACAAAAATGGCGATCCTGTGATTCTTGACCCAGCTTGCTACT GCCTCATTGGTCTTGCAGATGGACATAACGAGGCAGAGTTTGGAATGTCGTGGTGTGCTGGATTTGGAGGATCATTTTACAATGCATACTTTGAG GTGATGCCTAAACAACCTGGTTTCGAACAAAGGAGGGATCTTTACATGCTGTACCACTACTTGAATCACTACAACTTGTTTGGTTCTGGTTACCGATCATCTGCCATGTCCATAATCGATGACTATCTTAGAATGTTGAAAGTTTAG